attatttaCTTGCCATATtatcgtattaaaataataataacaactagctgtaaattattaattattaagtttagattatattaatattatttagttttaaattaaattattacctattttctACTCTAATCGaattaagattatttattattattattagttttctaaaaaatgCTGTTTTATCAATACTTGTTAGTATAATTCTAACTAtttgtattattctattttagatttgtgaaatacttaaaaatggTGCAACCTATGTATGGGATGATGAAATGAAAGTACCTTATGCAATTTCTGGAGATCAATGGATTGGATTTGATGACGAGCGATCCATCAGAAACAAGATGAAATGGATTAAAGACAATGGATATGGAGGAGCCATGGTCTGGACAGTGGATATGGATGATTTCACCGGTACATTCTGTAGTGATGTGAAATACCCATTGATTGGTGCCATGAGGTTTGTGTTAGAATCAATTATGTAaagatattgaataataaaggTAACTTATTGTAATAGAGAAGAGCTTAGAGGTATAAAAAGAGGTAAAGAGGACATTGATTGGTCGAAGGTAGCTAACACTATTATAGCTGAAACCATAACTAAGCCATCACCAGTCAAAATAAGTGTCAGTGAAGTATTATCTAAAACAAAACCATCCAAAATTCAAGCATCTACTGCTATACAGACTGATGTAGTTGACATGAATGGtaagcattttaaataatacttatcaatggttataatatattttgttatttattttagtacgaGCACCTCAAGTTATGTGTTATATGACTAGTTGGTCTATTAAGAGACCCGGTGCTGGAAAATTCACTCCAGATAACATCGATCCTTCTTTATGTACTCACGTAATATATGCATTCGGATCATTGAAAGACTTCAAACTAACATTTGTTGACGAGAAAGATACTGAACAATACAAAGAAATGATGGCTCTTCGTGAAAAAAATGCTAATCTTAAAGTAAACATAGTAGTTAATGAATATTAGActaaccaattttattttagcatcataatatatattatggatcattaataatgttgttaatttaacaaatttttaagGTGCTCTTAGCTATTGGCGGTTGGGCATTTGGATCAACACCCTTCAAAGAACTAACTGGTAATGTATTCCGTATGAATCAGTTTGTGTATGAAGCCATTGAATTCCTTAGAGAACACAAATTTAATGGTTTGGATGTCGATTGGGAATATCCTAGAGGACTAGATGATAAAGCAGCATATGTTAATTTACTGAAAGAACTACGGTTAGCCTTTGAAGGTGAATCTAAAAGCTCTGGTCTTCCAAGGCTTTTATTGACAGCAGCCGTACCAGCTAGTTTCGAAGCAATTGCCGCTGGGTAAGTTATGACAACTTGATTCAATAAACAGCggctaatgtttttttaaaatttgatttaggtATGATGTCGTtgaaatatcaaagtatttagattttataaatgtGATGACATACGATTTTCATGGACAGTGGGAACGTCAAGTAGGACACAATAGCCCTCTATATCCTTTAGAAAGTGCCACAAGCTACCAAAAGAAGCTTACTGTCGTAAGTAAAACCGAAAAATTTCACATTTTTCATCCAActacataatatcaattttcaattttataggaCTATAGTGCCAGAGAATGGGTGAAGCAAGGTGCCCCCAAAGAAAAGCTTATGATTGGAATGCCGACTTATGGAAGATCATTTACATTGGTCGATCCAGCTAAGTTTGATATTGGAGCTCCTGCATCTGGCGGTGGTACAGCTGGAAAGTACACTTCTGAAGCTGGCTTTATGGCATATTATGAAGTGCGTACAATTTATAAacgattataaatttaatataaacctTTGAAAATGTTCTTAGGTGTGTGATTTCTTACACGTGGAAAATACAACACTTGTCTGGGATAATGAGCAACAAGTGCCATTTGCCTATAGAAAAGATCAGTGGATTGGTTTTGACGACGAGAGAAGTCTTAAAACCAAGGTACCTATAGATAAGTGATATCGCGCCTAATTATTTCATGTTAATGTCTAAAACAGTTTCAAAGGAGaactaattacattatatttgttcgtAGATGAGTTGGTTGAAAGAAGAAGGATTTGGTGGAGTTATGATATGGTCTGTAGATATGGACGACTATCGTGGTGTATGTGGTACAGGTAAATATCCATTAATCAATGCCATGAAACAAGAACTTGCCGGATACACTGTTAAATTGGAATACGATGGACCATATGAAGCCACAGGAAGAAACGCTGTTTATACAACCAAAGAccgtaattattttcaaaacaatatgaatacataatattatgtactgtaaaattaatattgtaattgtattatattatatcattattattattattatggatcattcataacaataaaatatatgatattttcatCTCAATatgaatcaaattcaaattcaaatccatacttgtttaatttttcgtctgttaaacataattttttagtcgtttccaaactgatttaatttaattaatagatgtttagtttttttgaaaTCTCTAGTATTACAAGATAGAACATACCCCAAtacttaaatgttaataatattaaactaaatatttcatataaacatataaaatattatattttgtatttctttaCGCTATTTATGTGCGCTCAAACAGTGGTATACTTAAAGaaaatactatacaaaaaataatctaattttataattttttttttgaaagaaccacgagaataaattattaatttgaatgatcttatcttaaaaaatttataatatgcatacaaatGTAATGTATAGTGACATAGCATAACATTacgatgtttatattttaattttatatatttatttagcgACGTCTGTGACATGTGAAGAAGAAGACGGTCACATATCATATCACCCGGATAAAGCTGACTGTACAATGTATTACATGTGTGAAGGCGAAAGAAAACATCACATGCCATGTCCATCGAATTTAGTGTTTAACCCGAAAGAAAATGTTTGTGATTGGCCTGAAAATGTTGAGGGTTGTATGCAACACACCCCAGCCCCGCCGACGTCTAGACGATAAGTGTGTCATCAAGtcccaaattattatacttattattatatttttttttcttgtaaataataatacagaacaattgttatattatattatttatacctacttgaccccaaatttattttttttatatatttttcatcgcCAGTATTATTTTGGCTACGTTAGAATTGATAGGCGTTTCAATTTTAGTTAGTTTTTGTCTGTTCTTTGCTACAGATAATATTTCTATGATTTATTAATCAGTTgtgaaataatgtaaatttaataacttattataaataaatatattattaaagcgtgttaattaatcaatagttatttttgtcattatttcataaaactttGAATTTAGAggatcaaaattaatattaatttttttaggaacaacttaaaattacttaaaGCAAATATTATATCACTTGTTGTGtgacaatgtattttattagtaaaagtatagtaagtaaataattatgttttgttattgtttaataatatttattaaaataagaatatgtCTAATCTCGTCAAGTGtttctaaacattattttattttaaattttgaacgtgTTTGATGttaactcataaaaaaaaataatacttatagattatagtataataattacaaaacatttataaataaatacataatagcaatatttaaatttatattaaataacgaaaatGGAATTTTTAACTCTATTGATCATTGTTTTTGTATAGGGACTAGGGAACGAGAACCTCTATTCGatgattacaaataaattacgaTTTTCTCTAAATCCAATGTTCaatgaaaatttgatttaaattctcATGATAATCTGAATCGTGTAAACTTATGTTGTGGTTTTCCCACACCTTATTACATAACActatcaaataacaatattctcACAAATACCGCCGTCATAGATACCGTGAAGCATTGGGTGTTGGTTAATACTTTGCGGTTtagaaattgtttgaaaataagttatatacttatatagttgtatattacCTTACCACCTACGTACGTTATACTTaaaaagtatacattattaatattaaacttgagTTTTTTTAAGCAacgtataaaaattgaaagtgaCGCTTACATTTTTTCGttcttatatcataatattattcgacgTTAGAAGTCTATGTGGCGATCCATAAGTCATAATTATGTTATGGGTATCATAAATAAAAGCAAATTATAATTCAtgggtaattattaattttaagtattttacaataacaaagggaattttatagtttttcacGTTGCCATTTCACATTCCGTTATAAGTACCAATATGGATTACATATAAATCAACAATGATCTTTGTAATACCTACAAAAAACACAagtgtttaaactttaagtaaataaaaaaatcaatcaatatcaacataaatatataaaaggaAATGTGTGTGGGTGCACGCTCACTTTTTTACACAACCACCCACCGCCTCCCAATAACTCGGGTTTGTGGTGGTAGACGGCCCTTGGTCTCCCATTAATGGTAAGGGAGTTTGGTTAAGGGTGGCAGTTCGTGGGTGGAAATAATGGTGATTATTAGTTTTGGCATATTCTAGAAATTTCTACAGCgttcaagaataaaatattcgGAATTCGAGAAATTTCGTATCTCGAAGCCCGATGTCCAAAAGTATACAAGGCTAAGTTTGGCACGATGTGTTTATCAGTAGCTGCTTTAAAGTTGATCGTGTTGACGCGTTGTATCGTACAGTGTACTTTTTTGCAGTTAAATAAATTCAGGGAagtatagaattttattttttagttagtcTTTTTCGATCTAGAGCATGCATTATTGTAGGTGCGTCGTCTTGGCACCCATAAAtcgtcaccccccccccccccccctaaaataTCTCATTGTTTTGTACCCGATTTGCATCCATTTGTACccaccataaaaaaaatgtgtacccctctcccttttacgcaaaaccaaatcCCCCGTCCGGGTGCTGTAACGAAGTTGTCCTGGCACTCGGAACCAGCAGAAGTCAACCGATCGATTTCGAACTTAACTCATCTTTTTGTACACaatttgtacccatttgaaccctccctaaaaatgtttgtacccctctcccttttacgaAAAACCAAATCCCCCGTCCGGGTCAGCACACGTATGTATTGGCACACAGCGTCTTTATTGGATACGCAGTGctttgtgtttttcaaaatttttgtttttcggttTACCTAATTGTCTCATTGATGGTAGTAATAATTACTAGTGGTAGGTCGTTACTGTTGTATTTGGTACAATGTAACGATTACATTGGTGGAACGAATAGAAACGAGTACATTTATCGTTCCATCGGTACATTCAGTACAAAGTTATCGACTACAAAATTGTCCCCATCAGGGTATAGCGACATCGAGTCTGTACCGAATACCGATTACCGACGGTGGTCGAATAGTAACGAGTTGTCACGAttatagacgtataatataatatattgtatgataaatataatataatgttgatatttttaaacagtaattattaaatactattatttaatttttaatttgtatgcatATAAAGGCTTAGGcaagtacctaaattaattttggaagttccagtttatttattttattattttttttttcgagggTAAAGAgaagtgatttttttatatttgtattttataattatttctgctgaaaataaatatgtttttttttaatcggtagtttattgtaattgtaccaattagaataatattaaaacagtggtaatttttgattaatcattttaaatgtagattatataatatatacagtaaaatattattgtataatgggCCTACGAAGCATATTCGTTCATAAATATTCATTGCAAAACGAGTAcccatttaaatatatgtattttgatCGTTCCGCGTGGAACAATACGAATGTGAGTATGAGTGTAACTAAATAAAGAATGTGCCGATTGTACCGATGTAACGAGTATCTTGGAATCGGTACTTTATTGTAACTGTACCAATTGGAACGATTCCACAAAAGGAACGATAATTCCCACCActagttattacattatattactattgtatactagtgtataagtatattgttatttgacaaaattactttgttatattttactgaataaaatgttcgatttccaagttttaatacaaaatcacgTTTTTGATATAGCATCAATCTATTCTATAGAAGTATAGAATTACTTTATTGAAAAcccggtagtcgagttttggacaagtcacaagtacctacatagcaataaatataactatttaataggtaaaataactaaaatgatttacttattattactatataaatatagttattagttatagttaCTTTAACTAAAACTGCTGATCAAATATGAACATtagtttaagttattttattatttttgtctgtcATGAGTTCgagcaaaataaaacaatatagttttggAATCTGGAGGTTATGTAAGTGGAATCTAATACATTATGTTAATACACACTTATAAAGACCAATGTCtcagtttcataataatttgagAAGCCGTTTAATTGATActgctattaaaataatcaattagtttttttttatttattattttggttaatTTTTTGGTAGGGacgaatacctactattattaaattacatctaCATAACTAAAGTTCcaataatgttataagttaaGATCCATTCAAGTTAAATTTAAGTGAAGTACCAACTGAAGTGGAATCAAAgttaatttccattttattaaagataaattcCAATGTCAAGTtccataaaaaattttattaaaattaggttCCAgttaaataaagttaagttcAATAAAACTTTCTatcaaagttaagttccagttagATAAAAGTTAagtttcatatatattttatatgaaagtTAAGTTCTAGTCAAACTAAAGTTGAGTtccataaaagttttttttaaagtt
Above is a window of Metopolophium dirhodum isolate CAU chromosome 3, ASM1992520v1, whole genome shotgun sequence DNA encoding:
- the LOC132940946 gene encoding probable chitinase 10 codes for the protein MTNRKYKLCFHFKLLLIVTIVATLCSYTNSETIRRRLRRPTGNKLQQETTAVSDSSAAATSTVVDMETSASVNKFKIRNRTATRKSGTDASTEKHVATAKDNQDEGGYKIVCYYTNWSQYRPKTGKYLPEDIDPELCTHVIFAFGWLKKGRLSSFESNDESKDGKVGLYDRIKNLKKANPKLKTLLALGGWSFGTQKFKDMSATRYARQTFIYSAIPFLRARSFDGLDLDWEYPKGQDDKKNFVHLLKELREAFEAEAQEVKKPRLLLTAAVPVGPDNIKGGYDVPAVSSYLDFINVMAYDFHGKWERETGHNAPLYSPSSDSEWRKQLSVDNAASIWTKMGAPKEKLIIGMPTYGRTFTLTNTANYKVNSPASGGGKAGEYTKEAGFLAYYEICEILKNGATYVWDDEMKVPYAISGDQWIGFDDERSIRNKMKWIKDNGYGGAMVWTVDMDDFTGTFCSDVKYPLIGAMREELRGIKRGKEDIDWSKVANTIIAETITKPSPVKISVSEVLSKTKPSKIQASTAIQTDVVDMNVRAPQVMCYMTSWSIKRPGAGKFTPDNIDPSLCTHVIYAFGSLKDFKLTFVDEKDTEQYKEMMALREKNANLKVLLAIGGWAFGSTPFKELTGNVFRMNQFVYEAIEFLREHKFNGLDVDWEYPRGLDDKAAYVNLLKELRLAFEGESKSSGLPRLLLTAAVPASFEAIAAGYDVVEISKYLDFINVMTYDFHGQWERQVGHNSPLYPLESATSYQKKLTVDYSAREWVKQGAPKEKLMIGMPTYGRSFTLVDPAKFDIGAPASGGGTAGKYTSEAGFMAYYEVCDFLHVENTTLVWDNEQQVPFAYRKDQWIGFDDERSLKTKMSWLKEEGFGGVMIWSVDMDDYRGVCGTGKYPLINAMKQELAGYTVKLEYDGPYEATGRNAVYTTKDPTSVTCEEEDGHISYHPDKADCTMYYMCEGERKHHMPCPSNLVFNPKENVCDWPENVEGCMQHTPAPPTSRR